From Mus musculus strain C57BL/6J chromosome 17, GRCm38.p6 C57BL/6J, the proteins below share one genomic window:
- the Pigq gene encoding phosphatidylinositol N-acetylglucosaminyltransferase subunit Q isoform X3, whose translation MVLKVFFPTCCASADSGLLVGRWVPGQSSAVILAVVHFPFIPIQVKELLAQVQKASQVPVAVLGTWCHRQQEPQESLGNFLEGLGTIFSHDPWLQLCRERGTRLWSCKATYPQMSNPLDMHPEEQVMLIFYDQRKLLLSWLHPPPVLPACQMGDTTASTGGLADIFDTVARSEVLFRNDQFDERPVRLSHWQSEGVEASILVELAKRASGPVCLLLASLLSLISAASACRLWKLWPLSFIRSKLSTCEQLHHRLKHLSFIFSTEKAQNPMQLMRKANMLVSVLLDVALGLLLLSWLHSNNRIGQLANALVPVADRVAEELQHLLQWLMGAPAGLKMNRALDQVLGRFFLYHIHLWISYIHLMSPFIEHILWHVGLSACLGLTVALSIFSDIIALLTFHIYCFYVYGARLYCLKIYGLSSLWRLFRGKKWNVLRQRVDSCSYDLDQVPTALSLLTLPGQLLRPYQGPTYSYPAASFQQLA comes from the exons ATGGTGCTCAAGGTCTTCTTCCCCACGTGCTGTGCCTCGGCAGACAGTGGCCTGTTAGTGGGACGATGGGTTCCAGGACAGAGCAGTGCTGTGATCCTGGCCGTGGTGCACTTTCCCTTCATCCCCATCCAAGTCAAGGAGCTCCTGGCCCAGGTGCAGAAGGCCAGTCAAGTACCAGTGGCTGTGCTAGGGACCTGGTGCCACCGTCAGCAGGAACCGCAGGAGAGCCTGGGGAATTTCCTGGAGGGCCTGGGCACCATCTTCTCCCATGACCCCTGGTTGCAGCTCTGCCGGGAGAGGGGTACCAGACTCTGGAGCTGCAAGGCCACTTACCCGCAGATGTCTAACCCTCTGGACATGCACCCCGAAGAGCAGGTCATGCTCATCTTCTATGATCAGCGCAAGCTGCTGCTCTCCTGGTTGCATCCGCCTCcagtcctgcctgcctgccagatGGGAGACACCACAGCCAGCACCGGAGGCCTAGCTGACATCTTTGACACAGTGGCACGCAGCGAGGTGCTCTTCCGAAATGACCAATTTGATGAGAGACCCGTACGCCTGAGCCACTGGCAATCAGAGGGAGTGGAGGCCAGCATACTTGTGGAGTTGGCAAAGCGGGCCTCTgggcctgtctgcctgctgctgGCTTCTCTGTTGTCCCTGATCTCAGCAGCTAGTGCTTGCCG GCTATGGAAGCTGTGGCCACTTTCCTTCATCAGAAGCAAGCTCTCCACTTGTGAGCAGCTCCATCACCGGCTGAAGCACCTCTCCTTCATCTTCAGCACGGAGAAAGCCCAGAATCCCATGCAGCTGATGAG GAAGGCCAACATGCTGGTTTCTGTGCTACTGGATGTGGCCCTTGGCTTGCTGCTGCTCTCTTGGCTCCACAGCAATAACCGAATTGGACAGCTGGCCAATGCCCTGGTCCCTGTGGCTGAT CGCGTGGCTGAGGAGCTCCAGCATCTGCTGCAGTGGCTGATGGGTGCTCCTGCTGGGCTCAAGATGAATCGGGCACTGGATCAGGTGCTAGGCCGCTTTTTCCTGTACCACATCCATCTGTGGATAA GCTATATCCACCTTATGTCCCCCTTTATTGAGCATATCCTGTGGCATGTGGGACTCTCAGCCTGCCTTGGACTGACTGTTGCTCTGTCCATCTTTTCGGATATCATCGCCCTTCTCACCTTCCACATCTATTGCTTCTATGTCTACGGTGCCAG GCTGTACTGCCTGAAGATCTATGGCCTTTCCTCTCTCTGGCGTCTGTTCCGGGGGAAGAAGTGGAATGTTCTGCGCCAGCGAGTGGATTCTTGTTCCTATGACCTTGACCAGGTACCTACAGCTTTGAGCCTGCTGACCCTGCCAGGGCAGCTACTTAGACCCTACCAAGGACCAACCTACTCCTATCCTGCAGCTAGCTTCCAGCAGTTGGCCTAG
- the Nhlrc4 gene encoding NHL-repeat-containing protein 4 has product MLGPTWEPLAPTSMLGLEGPCWVGPGPDGGFAVSEEFGDVQLFGSAHQPLGSLGTLTGHNFGHPAGVCSDAEGSIIVADEQRHQVTLFPRVGPPICLQLEGLKRPLGMACAPQGQLVVADAGDNCIKLYQYLGEMA; this is encoded by the coding sequence ATGTTAGGACCAACCTGGGAGCCCCTTGCTCCAACCTCCATGCTAGGTCTGGAGGGCCCTTGTTGGGTAGGTCCAGGGCCTGATGGGGGCTTTGCTGTGAGTGAAGAGTTTGGGGATGTACAGCTGTTTGGCAGTGCCCACCAGCCTCTGGGCTCCCTAGGAACCCTGACTGGGCATAACTTTGGCCACCCAGCAGGTGTGTGCTCTGATGCAGAGGGTAGCATTATTGTGGCTGATGAGCAGAGGCACCAAGTGACTTTGTTTCCCCGGGTTGGGCCACCCATCTGTTTGCAGTTGGAGGGACTAAAGAGGCCCTTGGGTATGGCCTGTGCACCCCAGGGCCAACTAGTGGTGGCAGATGCAGGGGACAACTGCATCAAGTTGTACCAGTATCTGGGGGAGATGGCCTGA
- the A930017K11Rik gene encoding proline-rich protein 35 isoform X1 has translation MSREAGSCRVGTGTRARSRKPKKPHYIPRPWGKPYNYKCFQCPFTCLEKSHLYNHMKYSLCKDSLSLLLDSPDWACRRAPPSPRPRVPTPNCSTDFSDPSSKPTEPDLIVTDSFSQRRSGRGPKPGPEESPGSLPPLARPIRKGPGTSGLLAESWKPGLSGGMLSGTLGTIASTPGSESSVPCYPPPAQGEFPEAQSLHLSLLGVNYPLGPGLFSYLGPSLAAAAAHMPFLASASPLLPPTAFPAPQTPERPGLAPRLYYPLLLEHSLGQSSGRAAPAKSSVPLKGPPGALSAPGLLKVPVPGPGGPWPHGTSRDPGHEGELGRVTQSNPQKRLPTGNMPELPKAPLNLAKFGCQSSLPTGSSLLLWPEDKEPGDPEASGPEFHLLQHPQGQGLGSTVPVGEDLTQAFGDYARVEQCLGQLAPAGGLAPRPLREQLGKIRRELFTIHQALARAARPLDTPLDLSVKRVPTKGTEAPSESWRLHDPGPVLARGTSEPSSILGPVLESFSSRTTKCEADSSVPPPVLPLQAPEDPVIPGSGWGNRLGAGSSQTPKDTPSLQILPSADFCSQPP, from the exons ATGTCTCGAGAGGCAGGTTCATGCCGAGTGGGCACGGGGACAAGGGCACGGTCACGGAAGCCCAAGAAGCCACATTATATCCCACGGCCCTGGGGCAAACCCTACAACTATAAGTGCTTCCAGTGCCCCTTCACCTGCCTGGAGAAGTCACATCTTTATAACCACATGAAGTACAGCCTCTGCAAAGactccctctctctactgttaGACTCCCCTGACTGGGCATGCCGCCGTGCGCCCCCCTCACCCAGGCCTCGGGTGCCCACCCCCAACTGCTCCACAGACTTCTCAGACCCTAGTAGCAAGCCAACTGAGCCAGATCTCATTGTCACTGACAGCTTTTCCCAGCGTCGTTCTGGCAGGGGCCCCAAACCTGGACCAGAGGAGTCGCCAGGGTCACTGCCCCCACTGGCTAGACCCATCCGGAAGGGTCCAGGCACCAGTGGCCTTTTGGCAGAGTCATGGAAGCCAGGACTGAGTGGTGGCATGCTGAGTGGGACTTTAGGGACTATAGCTTCAACCCCAGGCTCTGAGAGTAGTGTCCCCTGCTACccaccacctgcccagggtgAGTTCCCTGAAGCCCAGAGCCTCCACTTATCATTGCTGGGTGTCAACTACCCTCTTGGCCCAGGCCTCTTTTCCTATCTGGGGCCCTCACTGGCTGCTGCTGCAGCCCACATGCCCTTCTTGGCCTCAGCAAGCCCTTTGCTGCCCCCCACAGCCTTCCCAGCCCCACAGACACCCGAGCGTCCAGGCCTGGCCCCCCGCCTGTACTACCCACTACTACTAGAACACAGCCTAGGACAATCatcaggcagggctgcccctgcCAAGTCCTCTGTGCCCCTCAAGGGGCCTCCTGGGGCTCTGTCTGCTCCTGGGCTGCTGAAGGTGCCTGTGCCAGGGCCCGGGGGACCCTGGCCCCATGGTACTTCCAGAGACCCAGGGCATGAAGGAGAGCTGGGGAGAGTGACTCAGAGCAACCCGCAGAAGAGGCTGCCCACGGGCAACATGCCTGAGCTCCCAAAGGCCCCCTTGAACCTGGCAAAATTTGGCTGTCAGAGCAG CCTGCCGACAGGCTCCTCCCTCTTACTCTGGCCTGAGGACAAGGAGCCAGGTGACCCTGAGGCCTCAGGTCCTGAGTTCCACCTTCTGCAGCATCCACAAGGCCAAGGGCTAGGAAGTACAGTCCCAGTGGGAGAGGACCTGACCCAGGCCTTTGGTGACTATGCCAGAGTGGAGCAGTGCTTGGGGCAGCTGGCACCAGCTGGGGGTCTAGCCCCCAGACCTCTTCGGGAGCAGCTTGGCAAGATTCGCCGGGAGCTGTTCACTATCCATCAGGCGCTGGCCCGGGCTGCTCGTCCACTGGACACACCCTTGGACCTCTCAGTGAAGCGGGTACCTACCAAGGGAACTGAGGCACCCTCAGAATCCTGGAGGCTGCATGATCCAGGCCCTGTGCTGGCCAGGGGGACCTCAGAGCCCTCCAGCATACTGGGTCCAGTACTTGAGTCTTTCTCGAGCCGCACCACCAAGTGTGAGGCTGACTCCAGTGTCCCTCCTCCTGTCCTCCCCCTCCAGGCCCCCGAGGACCCTGTCATTCCTGGTAGTGGCTGGGGTAATCGGCTTGGAGCTGGCAGCTCCCAGACCCCTAAAGATACCCCGAGCTTACagatcctcccaagtgctgacttCTGTTCACAGCCACCATAG